The Candidatus Edwardsbacteria bacterium genome contains the following window.
GGGGCTCATGGTGGCCGATATCGACAGGCTCTTGATATATGACCCCTTGGCCGATGATGGTTTGGCCCTGATTACTTCGTTGATCACCGCCCTGGAGTTGCTTACCAGCTTGTCGGTCTCGAAGGATTTCTTGCCTACCGGAAGGTGCAGATTGCCCTGTTTGTCCAAGCGGTATTCGATCTTGCCGGCCTTGGATTCCTTGACCGCCTTGGCCACGTCGAAGGTGACCGTTCCGGTCTTGGGGTTGGGCATCAGCCCCCGGACGCCCAGGATCTTGCCCAGCTTGCCCACCTGGCTCATCATATCGGGAGTGGCGATGGCCACGTCGAAGTCGGTCCAGCCCTCGGTTATCTTCTTGATCAGTTCTTCGGAGCCGAAATAATCCGCCCCGGCATC
Protein-coding sequences here:
- the rplA gene encoding 50S ribosomal protein L1, coding for MKRGKKYNNSLKKFEAVKEYTLAEAMEMVKQAAFAKFDETMELSMKTGLDPKKSDQNLRGTVLLPHGTGKKVRVLVFAKGEKEIEARDAGADYFGSEELIKKITEGWTDFDVAIATPDMMSQVGKLGKILGVRGLMPNPKTGTVTFDVAKAVKESKAGKIEYRLDKQGNLHLPVGKKSFETDKLVSNSRAVINEVIRAKPSSAKGSYIKSLSISATMSPGVKIALTELATKGK